One genomic segment of Ignavibacteriota bacterium includes these proteins:
- a CDS encoding HD domain-containing protein, producing MNIQLISDHIYDYYEKNNPPENVYHDINHIIEVVEAVKLIAKANSLNENDIQLITISAWFHDIGHIKVWEGHEELGANYAKEFLSNYEISESEIQIIVDCIRVTAIPHNPKNLLEEIICDADVSHVGSENFFEKSILLKKEIELRKNKTFSDIEWIKKNMDFVIQTNFYTNIGKEIFEKQKQINLKKLFQEYKLLSEK from the coding sequence TGAAAAAAATAATCCGCCGGAAAATGTTTATCATGATATAAATCATATAATTGAAGTTGTTGAAGCAGTAAAATTAATTGCAAAAGCAAATTCTCTAAATGAAAATGACATTCAATTAATTACTATTTCTGCTTGGTTTCATGATATTGGGCATATAAAAGTTTGGGAAGGTCACGAAGAATTAGGCGCAAATTATGCTAAAGAATTTTTAAGCAATTATGAAATTTCGGAATCTGAAATTCAAATAATTGTTGATTGCATTAGGGTTACTGCCATTCCTCACAATCCGAAAAATTTGTTGGAAGAAATTATTTGCGATGCAGATGTTAGTCATGTTGGATCAGAAAATTTTTTTGAAAAAAGCATTTTATTAAAAAAAGAAATTGAATTGAGAAAAAATAAAACCTTTTCTGACATAGAATGGATTAAAAAAAATATGGATTTTGTTATTCAAACAAATTTCTATACAAATATTGGGAAAGAAATTTTTGAAAAACAGAAACAAATAAATCTAAAAAAACTTTTTCAAGAATATAAATTACTTTCGGAAAAATAA
- a CDS encoding LysE family transporter, whose translation MTESLFVIIGLGLFAGFFFSVPIAGPISILVTSNALNNKLRYCLRLALGGALIEFLYVFIAVYGLTSLYNYYHTAIPIILIVGSVFLIYVAVKILRTKLKIDQLRKSDDAEKKINTSGGFRTGLILNLTNPSLFLGWFTSSFLLLSFASSIGLNTGGLDILMYDNVISLEEITGKKLESLEKYNFQPNGETAIITRKSLPSLILSIAYAFMVGVGSFIWFYFLSKFLIKYKEKLKIEWLNGMIKSLGIFLLGIAVYLIYQGIVLI comes from the coding sequence ATGACAGAAAGTTTATTTGTAATAATTGGCTTGGGATTATTTGCGGGTTTCTTTTTTTCGGTTCCTATTGCCGGGCCAATCAGCATTTTAGTTACATCAAACGCGCTAAATAATAAACTTAGATATTGTTTGCGTTTAGCTTTGGGAGGTGCATTAATAGAATTTCTTTATGTTTTTATTGCGGTTTACGGTTTAACTTCTTTATATAATTATTATCATACCGCAATACCAATTATTTTAATTGTCGGATCCGTTTTCTTAATTTACGTTGCGGTAAAAATTCTTAGAACCAAATTAAAGATAGATCAATTAAGAAAATCTGATGATGCTGAAAAAAAAATAAATACATCCGGCGGATTTAGAACCGGATTAATTTTAAATCTTACAAATCCTTCCTTATTTCTTGGATGGTTCACATCTTCATTTCTGCTGCTTTCTTTTGCATCTTCAATTGGATTAAACACCGGCGGATTAGATATTTTAATGTACGATAATGTAATTTCGCTTGAAGAAATAACTGGCAAGAAATTAGAAAGTTTGGAAAAGTATAATTTTCAGCCAAATGGCGAGACCGCAATAATTACAAGGAAATCATTGCCATCGTTAATTTTAAGTATTGCTTATGCATTTATGGTTGGAGTAGGAAGTTTTATTTGGTTTTATTTTCTCTCAAAATTTTTGATTAAATATAAAGAGAAATTAAAAATAGAATGGTTGAATGGAATGATAAAGTCTTTAGGAATTTTTCTTTTGGGAATTGCAGTTTATTTGATTTATCAGGGAATAGTTTTGATATAG
- a CDS encoding histidine phosphatase family protein, with product MKTLYLMRHSKSSWENRLLSDFDRPLNERGLRDAPFMGNLLAKIIKIPQQIFTSPALRAITTAEIVAQYLNFNLQKIVREEKIYHAVVSDLMRIIYSLSDEIESIMFFGHNPTFTQISNYLSDKFIENIPTSGFVQINFDLDTWKKIDGKSGEQILFEYPKKYSKS from the coding sequence TTGAAAACACTTTATTTGATGCGCCATTCAAAATCAAGCTGGGAAAACAGATTACTTTCAGATTTTGATAGACCTTTAAATGAGAGAGGATTAAGAGATGCTCCCTTTATGGGAAATCTTTTAGCAAAAATAATTAAAATACCGCAGCAAATTTTTACAAGCCCGGCTTTACGAGCAATTACAACCGCAGAAATTGTTGCCCAATATTTAAATTTTAATTTGCAAAAAATAGTGAGGGAAGAAAAAATATATCATGCAGTAGTTTCTGATTTGATGCGAATTATTTATTCATTATCGGATGAAATAGAATCTATAATGTTTTTTGGACACAATCCAACTTTTACACAAATTTCAAATTATTTATCAGATAAATTTATTGAAAATATTCCAACGAGCGGTTTCGTTCAAATAAATTTTGACTTAGATACTTGGAAAAAAATTGATGGAAAATCCGGAGAACAAATTTTATTTGAATATCCAAAAAAATATTCTAAATCTTAA